In one Candidatus Poribacteria bacterium genomic region, the following are encoded:
- a CDS encoding methyltransferase domain-containing protein: MNYPEFETAFEAQFQTHTDAYPHAAEYHRARFNQTIQYLLSSILEQTETLIQQPETSWAHTEEIVSDILYCGEITVEQLFALEIPNQLTVDRDFEAVKTKLYETKYYPISEHLNYISFPPALKRKAFIGKHLDRFKEKSHFCDLGFGPGVLTAFLLQQNASWQVNGVDVSQHCLQHTQRLLRKKGVLERSELSIGDIRFLPYPDDTFDAVVAIEVLEHIPDPETGLLEALRVLKPGGYAITALPVQLPLLMHLYDFDSSDEVLALYEKVGLKVIDFETKEFQRQAGPFIDTFALSVKL; encoded by the coding sequence ATGAACTATCCTGAATTTGAAACCGCGTTTGAGGCACAATTTCAAACACACACAGACGCATATCCACACGCCGCAGAATACCATCGCGCTCGTTTTAATCAGACCATCCAGTATCTGTTGTCCTCCATTTTGGAGCAGACGGAAACCTTGATCCAACAACCGGAAACGAGTTGGGCACACACTGAAGAAATTGTCAGCGACATCCTCTACTGTGGGGAAATAACTGTTGAACAACTTTTCGCGCTTGAGATTCCCAATCAACTCACAGTAGATAGAGATTTTGAAGCGGTAAAAACGAAACTCTATGAAACGAAATATTACCCAATCAGTGAACACCTGAATTACATCTCTTTTCCACCTGCTTTGAAACGGAAAGCGTTTATCGGTAAGCATTTGGATCGTTTCAAAGAAAAATCGCATTTCTGCGATCTCGGCTTCGGTCCCGGGGTGTTGACAGCGTTTCTTCTACAGCAGAACGCCTCATGGCAAGTTAACGGTGTTGATGTTAGCCAGCATTGCCTTCAGCATACCCAAAGGCTCTTGAGAAAAAAAGGGGTGCTTGAAAGAAGTGAGTTATCAATCGGAGATATCCGCTTCTTACCGTATCCGGACGATACCTTCGATGCGGTCGTTGCGATTGAAGTGCTTGAGCATATCCCCGATCCAGAAACTGGCTTGTTAGAAGCACTACGTGTGCTGAAACCGGGTGGATATGCAATAACGGCACTACCGGTGCAGTTGCCGTTGTTGATGCATCTCTACGATTTTGATTCTTCCGATGAAGTCTTAGCACTCTACGAGAAAGTTGGACTTAAGGTTATTGACTTTGAGACGAAGGAATTCCAACGTCAAGCGGGTCCCTTTATCGATACATTCGCGTTAAGCGTAAAACTCTAA